A window of Metabacillus sp. B2-18 contains these coding sequences:
- the cmpA gene encoding cortex morphogenetic protein CmpA, whose translation MPSWLQNQMQRAFLEKNRYQIKLLNQCWFFYREKHCS comes from the coding sequence ATGCCATCTTGGTTACAAAATCAAATGCAGCGGGCGTTTTTAGAAAAAAATCGCTATCAAATAAAATTACTTAATCAATGCTGGTTTTTCTATAGAGAAAAACA